Sequence from the Gloeocapsopsis dulcis genome:
AACTGCCGACCTTGGGCTTATGAGTCCCCTGCTCTAACCAACTGAGCTACTGAGCCAAATATTAGACAACAGTTTATAAATATAGCATACACTATAAACGATCGCTAGCCTTACTGAAATTAAATAGAAATAGCACAATTTTAGACAAAGGTGAGTATTCCCCAGAGAAAATGTGAGATTTCCCAATTTTTTACCTGATTTACATCAGCGACGGAATTCCCTTAAGGCAGTAGCATATTGATTTATGTAGTGATCGTGCTTGTGCAATTATTCCCAGTAAGGTTTGAGTTATATAGATGAACCTGTACGGATTTCTCCAATCCCTCGGCATTGCCAACCCTAGCGGAACCGGCTGGCTAGCGGTAATCTTTACCTTTTTATTAGCCTGGGTAGTAACCTGGCGCTTGACTCCGTCAGTGCGTTCGTTTGCATTACAAGTTGGGTGGGCAGATCAACCCAACGAAAGGCGGCTGAATCGAGAACCTTTGCCTAATGCTGGGGGTTTAGTTATTTACTTTGGGGTGCTTGCCGCACTAGTACTGGCTACTCTCTTACGACCTATTGTGATTGAAGGTGTACTTGCTGAAGTCCTAACAATCTTACTAGGAGGGTCAATACTAGTACTTGTAGGCTTTATTGATGACCAATTCGGTTTACCACCATGGGTACGCTTATTAACTCAAATTCTGACAGCACTGCTACTGATTAGTAGTGGAATTAAAATAGAAGCACCTTTGGGGACTCCAATTGACTCTCTACTTGCGATCTGTCTGACTGTGTTGTGGGTAGTTGGAATTACCAATGCCATTAACCTGATGGATGGGATGGATGGCTTAGCAGGAGGGGTGAGTTTTATTACTGCGATGAGCTTACTTGCAGTTTCTGCTCAATTTGAGGCACGGGCAGCCGCAACTTTGCTTTTAGCCGCATTAGGAGGAGGTGCATTGGGATTTTTACGCCACAATTTCTATCCTTCACGGATAATTATGGGCGATGCCGGAGCCTATTTTTTTGGGTATGTTTTAGCTGCGACAACTATTTTAGGTAATCTAAAAGTAACAACAGTGTTTGCCTTAGTGCCACCTGTCTTATTCCTGCTCTTGCCAGTAATCGATACGACTCAAGTATTTGTGTTGCGGTTGATGGCAGGGAAGAATCCTTTGAGTAATCCTGGTAAAGACCATTTACACCACCGTTTACTGGCTTGGGGTTTTTCTCAAAGGCATACAGCACTCACACTATGGACTGTCACAATTGTTTCTAACTGGCTAGCTATGCAGCTACAAGGAATGAGTACAATGGCAGCATTAGTTACAATTGCGAGTATTGTTGCTTTATTAAGCTTTACAATCTGGCGCAGAATTAGGTCCCTCTGACACATTGCTAATTAAGCAATGAGCTAAGTGCAACGCTCCTGTTGCCTTTCATTCTCGCTCATTTGAGTTTTAGCTCACAAGGACGAGCAGTTGGCGTGCAGTTCATTGCATCTGCCGCTGAATACGACAACTTAAAGTGCTATGCTTTGATGCTAAGCGAGCTTTTCCTGCCGCAGCCCATTCTTGGAGAAACTCAATTTGCTCTTGCGCCGTCCGTGCTAAAGGAATGATTTGGCTAGCGGCTTCTAAAACGTCATCCGTGGTAAAGTCACGGTTTTGACTAAAACCAATATGCATTGCTTCGATGAGCGTTTGCTCAATTTCTGCACCGGAAAAGTCTGGTGTTTCGTAAGCTAATCGTTCGATGTCGTAGTTTTTGATGTTGTGAGGACGCAGCCGCGACAGATGAACTGTAAAAATTGCTTTGCGTTCTTCTTGCGTGGGTAAACCAACAAAGAAAATTTCATCCAAACGCCCTTTGCGCAGCATTTCGGGTGGTAACGACTGAATATCGTTAGCAGTAGCCACAACAAACACTGGTGATGTTTTTTCTGCTAGCCAAGTGATGAATGTACCAAACACGCGGCTTGTCGTACCAGCGTCGCCTTTACCACCAATACCAGAAAATGCTTTATCAATCTCATCAATCCAGAGAATACATGGAGATAAGGCTTCAGCAACTTGAATCATTTGTCTAGTGCGCGATTCAGATTCACCGACTAAACCACCAAACAATCGTCCGACATCTAACCTCAAGAGAGGTAAATGCCAGTGATGGGCGATCGCTTTTGCGGTAAGCGACTTTCCTGTTCCTTGAATTCCTACCAACAATAAGCCTCGTGGGTGCGGTAAACCATAGCTGCGGGCGCGTTCAGTAAATGCCCCACCCCGTCGTAATAACCAGTCTTTGAGATTATCTAATCCACCAATATCAGAAATCTTTTCTGTGGCAGGATAAAAGTCGAGAATTTGAGTTTGCCGAATTGTTTGCCGCTTTTCTTGCAACACAAGTTCGACATCTTCAGGTTGAATTTGTCCATGTGTTGCGATCGCCCTGGCAAGAACTCGTCGAATACGCTCCATTGATAGCCCTTGGCACGAACGAACTAATTCATCGAGTATTTTTCCAGTCAGTGACTGTCCTGTTGCTGCGAGTAACCGCTCGATTTCTGCTTTAATTTCTGGTGCTGCGGGTAAAGGAAACTCTAAGACAGTTAAAACCTCACTCAAGTCTTCAGGAATCGCAACTTTTGGCGAAAGAATGACGATATTTTTTGGTTGAGACTTTAATAGCTTTGCTAAATTACGCAATTTACGGCAAACAGACACATCTTCCAAAAATCGGTGGAAGTCGCGCAAAATAAATACTGCTGGTGCTGATGCAGGCAGTTTTTCAATTAATTCCAGCGCCTGTAGCGGGTTCCGGCGACCAAAACCCGCATCATTAGGATTACTTGTATATCCATCGACAAAGTCCCAAATATAGATTGCCCGATTGCCTTGATGCTGTGCAACTTCCCGAACTGCTAGTTCTACTCGTTCTTCTTCAAATGTCGGTATGTAAACTAATGAATAGCGGGCGCGGAGTAGCAGTTCAAATTCATCATGGAAGCTCATGGCAGTGTTGGGGGCTAGAGGCTAGTAGGGACTAGTTTGCATTTTAACGTTAGAGGTCTTTTTTAAGCGATTGTAGGGAAGCCCAGCGCTTGTCAATAAGTCCAGCTGAAGCGTTGTTGTCTGTTTGAATTCCTAGACACGTGGGATCACAAAGTTGCCTTTGTGGAATTTCTAAACACAACTGCTCGTAAAGCCACTGAGTAGGATCGAAGAAACCGCGAGGGGGTAATGTTTCTACCAAGTCTTCCATCGCTAGTTCTCGCTCAACTAAAGGCGTATCTGTTTGTTCTACCGTTTCGTCTAACCAGATAATTTCTGAAGTATCGACGACTAAACGATGATTGTATTGTTGCAAGCAGCGATGGCAGGTTAATGTAATGATTGTTTCAGCAGTTGCTGAAACCTCTAAATAGTTGCCGCAGTGTTTAACTTTTATCCGACCGCGAACGGGTGTCAGGGTTTCTAGATCTGATAAAAACTCCTGAACTTGAATTGCTTCGGTTTTCTCCGGCGCTTTAATTAGCTGCGGAATATAAATTGCTTCCATCATAATTTTGCGCCACCCCTTCAAACACAAGTATTTCTGGCACAGGTTAGTACTCAAATAACAGTCTAGCTGTTGCTATCACTTGTTAGCTCACTAGAGAGAAGTAAATTAGCTATCAATTATGTCAGAGGGGCGCAATAACGCCCCTAGACTCTACACTGATTTTATTGCAGCTGCCGCACAACTAAATGACGGTGCGGCTCTTTACCCCTACTGAAAGTTTCTAGATCTGAAAAACTCTTCAAAAACGTGTGGACTTGACGGCGTTCTGCTGATGACAGAGATTTGATTTCAACTTCTTGACCTGAAGCACGGACTTCTTCTGCTGCAGCCTGAGCGATCGCTTGCACTTCGGCTTGGCGACGTACGCGATAACCGTCTAGCTCCACAGTGTATGATGCTTGTTCGTCTTGCGATTGATGTAAATTTAGTGTCGCATTAGCTAAATATTGAATTGCGTCAAGTACGTTGCCTTCGGAACCAATGAGAGTTTTTATCTGTTCTGAGCTAAGTTTCGTTTCATCAACTGTCAACCAGTAGTTGTCAGGCTCTTGAGCAGCACTATCTTGAATTTGACTTGCTTCTAAGTGTGCCTCCACATTTGCAGACACACTCATGAGTTTGAGCAGCGATTCCACCCAAGTCTGACCCCGCTGCATTCGCGTATCTTCTGTCATACTTACCCTGAAGCTTTTTTCTTAGAACGTCCTGGCTCGAAAGGAAGTGCTTCACGTCCTTTGGCTTCTGACTCTTTCGTCTCTGATGCTGCGACAATCTTTTGGAGATTTTCGGGCAGTGGTTCGCGGGAAACAACAAAAGTTTGCAGTGTTTGGAAGATGTTAGCAATGAGCATATACATCAAAACCCCAGCAGGTAGTGGGAAAAATAAAAACATTCCCGAGAAAATGACTGGAGTGATTTTGTTGACTGTATCTTGTTGAGGATTACCTGATGCACCTTGACCGGAAATAACTTGGCTGAGGTACAAGCTTAAACCGAAGCCGATAACCATTGCCACGATATCCCAGTGAATTTTGCCATCGGCATCAAACGCGCCAACTCTACCTAGAGCGTCAATAAAGAGAAAGCCTTTTTCTGAAGCAATTCCTGGAATCGTGCCTTGAATTGTTGCTTCTCCAGGTTGCAGCGCTTCAATGTTGCCTGCTTCATCAATTTGTACCCGCTCTTGACCTTTTGTGATGTTCCAACGTAGCGTGATACTAGTTTCTGGATGCTCAGCTATCAACTCTTTAAGTGGCTTGCCTTCCACTGTTTGAAATTCGAGCTTTGTTTTTTCTCCGACAGCTAAGCTATTACCACTAGGCACAATTGCGCTAATGCGGTAATGCTCTCCGTCCGCAATATATATATTTTGAGGTGAAGTCGCAAAAGCTTTGGGTTGAACTCGCTCGATTTGCTCTTGGGGTAAGATTTGCAGGTTGACAGTATAGTTGATGTCAGAAAACGGCGAACCGCGTAGCGTGGCAAACAACGCAAACAGTACTGGCATTTGCAGCAGCACTGGTAAGCATCCAGCCAG
This genomic interval carries:
- a CDS encoding YceD family protein, producing MEAIYIPQLIKAPEKTEAIQVQEFLSDLETLTPVRGRIKVKHCGNYLEVSATAETIITLTCHRCLQQYNHRLVVDTSEIIWLDETVEQTDTPLVERELAMEDLVETLPPRGFFDPTQWLYEQLCLEIPQRQLCDPTCLGIQTDNNASAGLIDKRWASLQSLKKDL
- a CDS encoding protein jag, producing MTEDTRMQRGQTWVESLLKLMSVSANVEAHLEASQIQDSAAQEPDNYWLTVDETKLSSEQIKTLIGSEGNVLDAIQYLANATLNLHQSQDEQASYTVELDGYRVRRQAEVQAIAQAAAEEVRASGQEVEIKSLSSAERRQVHTFLKSFSDLETFSRGKEPHRHLVVRQLQ
- a CDS encoding AAA family ATPase, with protein sequence MSFHDEFELLLRARYSLVYIPTFEEERVELAVREVAQHQGNRAIYIWDFVDGYTSNPNDAGFGRRNPLQALELIEKLPASAPAVFILRDFHRFLEDVSVCRKLRNLAKLLKSQPKNIVILSPKVAIPEDLSEVLTVLEFPLPAAPEIKAEIERLLAATGQSLTGKILDELVRSCQGLSMERIRRVLARAIATHGQIQPEDVELVLQEKRQTIRQTQILDFYPATEKISDIGGLDNLKDWLLRRGGAFTERARSYGLPHPRGLLLVGIQGTGKSLTAKAIAHHWHLPLLRLDVGRLFGGLVGESESRTRQMIQVAEALSPCILWIDEIDKAFSGIGGKGDAGTTSRVFGTFITWLAEKTSPVFVVATANDIQSLPPEMLRKGRLDEIFFVGLPTQEERKAIFTVHLSRLRPHNIKNYDIERLAYETPDFSGAEIEQTLIEAMHIGFSQNRDFTTDDVLEAASQIIPLARTAQEQIEFLQEWAAAGKARLASKHSTLSCRIQRQMQ
- the yidC gene encoding membrane protein insertase YidC, producing MDFGIGFLSNNVMLPILDFFYGIVPSYGLAIVALTLVIRFAVYPLSAGSIRNMRRTRITQPLMQKRVKELQERHKDNPAKLQEEMSAVYKEFGNPLAGCLPVLLQMPVLFALFATLRGSPFSDINYTVNLQILPQEQIERVQPKAFATSPQNIYIADGEHYRISAIVPSGNSLAVGEKTKLEFQTVEGKPLKELIAEHPETSITLRWNITKGQERVQIDEAGNIEALQPGEATIQGTIPGIASEKGFLFIDALGRVGAFDADGKIHWDIVAMVIGFGLSLYLSQVISGQGASGNPQQDTVNKITPVIFSGMFLFFPLPAGVLMYMLIANIFQTLQTFVVSREPLPENLQKIVAASETKESEAKGREALPFEPGRSKKKASG
- a CDS encoding MraY family glycosyltransferase, with protein sequence MNLYGFLQSLGIANPSGTGWLAVIFTFLLAWVVTWRLTPSVRSFALQVGWADQPNERRLNREPLPNAGGLVIYFGVLAALVLATLLRPIVIEGVLAEVLTILLGGSILVLVGFIDDQFGLPPWVRLLTQILTALLLISSGIKIEAPLGTPIDSLLAICLTVLWVVGITNAINLMDGMDGLAGGVSFITAMSLLAVSAQFEARAAATLLLAALGGGALGFLRHNFYPSRIIMGDAGAYFFGYVLAATTILGNLKVTTVFALVPPVLFLLLPVIDTTQVFVLRLMAGKNPLSNPGKDHLHHRLLAWGFSQRHTALTLWTVTIVSNWLAMQLQGMSTMAALVTIASIVALLSFTIWRRIRSL